A window of Daucus carota subsp. sativus chromosome 2, DH1 v3.0, whole genome shotgun sequence genomic DNA:
TAACAGTCCTATGTGTCCTCCTGACACTGCAATGACTGAGTGGCAGCATGCTGTTCTCTCACCAGATAAAAAAACTCTGGTAAGATTTGCAGCTTAGTTACTTATAGTGATTTCTgctttgattttgaaaattgttgtCAGTTTTTATTAGTAAATCATCCGTATGATGTCCTCTATTCTCCTGAATCAGGTGTTAGAGACTGTATCACAGGCGCATGATGTTCCATTTGGATCTTTGTTTGAGGTATGATTACAGTATTATATAATGTGATTCCATTGCTTTGCTAGGCCTTAACTTAAAACAGTAGAAAGCAGTATATTTATGCCAAATATATTATCTCATTATGCCTTTTCGAAATGCTTTATTAGTTTCTTTTTACTAGTCGAATATCGTACTAATGTTttaccaatataataatatcgTAAACTCTGCTGTAACCCTCTTAGTGTGAATACCTCAAACCTCTCTGTGTTTAGACTCTTCTATAATATAATGAACCAATTATTtcaagtttttaattttaaataaaaacagtGTAGAACTGTGTGATGAATTCAGCTCTAGTAACAATTAAAGAATAGCAATTAACACTTAAACAACACTAATCCTTAAGCTCCAGGAATTTCAAATTGAAATGAACATATAAACTAGGTTTTCAATTGCCCCAATTCGAGGAAAGGCAGcctccaaagaaaaagatacTACTAGGTAACAGATTTCTCAATGACCCACTCTACATCTCTTTCCCCTATCTGTATTTTCCCAAATTATTTCTTTTACTTCTTACTATCTGCTGCATTTCCCCTTTGCCCTTCCTTTTAAAAGTCAGCAATGGCATTTGACCATTTAAGTTCCTTGCATTACCCCGGCCCAAACACTGACCTTGTACTCAAGGTAGAAATCCGGGAACAACCCATTGATTTGCTGAAAATCTTCCCACGTTGCCTCCCATTCCGGTAACCCTTCCCCACCAATGAGAACTTGCACTTCGCTCACGGTGTTGTGGATGCCTAGGAGAGCAGCTGGTTGTACATTCAACACCAAAACAGATGTCCACTGTGGTGTTATTGACGGATTTGCCGGCCTAGTGCTTGTGGCTGGTTTCAGTTGGGAGACATGGAATACATAATGAATCTGTGCTGAAGCTGGAAGTTGTAGCCGATACGCCACTTTGCCAATTATTTGCAATATTTGAAAAGGCACGTAGAACGTGGCCCCCAGGATTTCAAATACAAATAGAAGTATATGGTGACATTGTCCCGGGTGTGTCTCAGCAACCCAGAAAACGAGGCAAAACGTGTAGGGCTAGTAAATGGaggaatatataaaatactaaaaaCTAGCTTACACCCCCTTTCAAAGttcgtatatatttttatatttattatttttatttttaattatttattttgtggTGTTTAAATTAGCTAAAGTTTCTGGTTTTGTTTCGAGACGAGTTGTAATTAGAATGTTACTTTAAAGATAGAAAAGCTATTGTAGTAATTTGGAGACgtgtttaaatttaaaaagcTCTTATAAAAAAAAGGACCATGATCTTGAAGGCCGATTGATCAAAAAGCTCAAATACCGACCAACAAGTGACTACTTaacttttaatgttttagtttaattaaCATAGTACAGTACAGAATGTGGGACCCACAAAAGATGCTTCAAGTTTTTTCAAACTGGTGGTAGAACTATGTTCCCCAAGTATATTATGAAAGTAAAGCTTAGTAAATATTAAGTTCTAAATGTTCGCTATAAATTGTAGTGAGGGAgtccttttatttttttttcttacaaaTCTATTTTAGTATATGGCACTCTCTTTCAATTTGTATTTATTGATATTAATCTTTGTTGTTCAGATACATTGTAGATGGTCAGTTGAGACAAACTCCGAATCCTCATGCACAATTAATGTAAAAGTGGGTAAGTGTCTACagtaattaaaattattctGGCACATGTGTTCTTCTTTCTTTATACAAGGTAAATTCTAACTTGTATTTCTAGTAATGTTTAGTTATATCTCTATATCCTAATTATGTCCTGTTGTTTAGTTGCCATCCTACTGCTACCTGCTGCAATGCATCTActctttaattaatatataagtgTTGTCCTCTGTATGATCCAAGTTATTAAAATGCCATCTTGACTGACCCTCGCCTTCCACAGTATCAAATTTATCATAGTATTAATGtatttactaattaaaagtttttCTTAACAACTCTTCGCCACAGAATTCATCAAAACTGAATAGAAACAAAGAATGAATAGTGGGATTCCAAATGTTCTGCTGAATATTGATTGCATGCAGTATAGGACGTAGGAAAtacatttttgtttttaaaaatttagttgaACTAGGTTGTTAAACTGGAGTGTTGTTAATTATTTTGAGTGTATTCGATAGTGCTTTTAAACTTAATCCACTTGCAAAGTGAAGTTAATCATTTCATTgggtatatatacacaaaaatgAATATATCGAGATCAATATGCTACATTTTTTTAGATGgtcaatttattaaatttgtttacttGTAATTTTTGTTACCTTTGCATATCCTTCACCTGTTTCACTTTGTTGAATGGTTTTTCTTAACCTTTAGTCAAGAAAGATAAACTGGGTATTGTTTTTTTTCATTTGGCAATACATAAGGCAGTACTAGTACATAATTATTTAAGTATGACAGGACGGGGGTGTGAGTTCTAGCCCATTGTTTGAGAATGAGGCGGGAAGTTCTACCCCCATGCTGTCCTTAAATCATTTAACATTTATTTAACAATATGTATCTGTTCACACATATTTATCTATATCCATGTGTAATCAACAGAAGGCCACATTTGAGTAGGAGTTTCTTATATTTGACAGGTGCACATTTAAAGAAATGGTTAATCATGCAGTCTAAAATCAAATCCGGCGCCATAAATGAGGTACACTTAGTATATCAGACACTTTTTCGTGTTTTAAACTTTATCAAGTTTCCCAACGCTTCAAAATTCAGTAAATTGCATAACGATCAATGCAGTATAAGAAAGAGGTGGGTGTGATGCTTGATGTGGCACAATTGTATATTAAGTCGAGAACGACTGCCAGTGTTGTTAATGATGCTGATGCTCCTGGTTCGAAGAATCAACAGACAATGTTAACACATGCTGAAACTGAAACCATCTAAAGTTGAAGTCATATTGATTGTTGTAATCTTGTAACTTAAACTTTCTTCATTCTGTATAAATGTGAAGGACAGAATCTACGACGAGTGAAATATGTTTACATGTATCATATGTGCTTTCATCCTATCTTTGCAGTTGACAAACAGCTGTCTCCGTTTGTAATCTTTCTTGTGCAATGAGAATTGTTTGATGTCTCAAATTTGGAAAGAATTGCATGTTTTATGAAACTACAGCGGGTTTTCCTATTCTCTGGTAAATGATTTGTCGTACAGTTGTtagcaaataaaaataaaaacaagaatTTATCATacagtttataaattataatacttCCTCAATCACATTTTAAAAGCGTCTCTTACCGAAATTCACCTCTTAtctaatcaaatcattttcacaTTTTCAAATGTTTACTATATTGATACTTCTTAACATAtaggtttttttttaaaggtTACTCTTTAATAAATCATtaactgaaattcaaataatgaaaattattagAGGTATAAGCGTTAAAAAGCTAAAAAAAATTACGATAGTTATTAGGTCTGTTCTGAAAATCCTAGATTTAatcgattaatccccgattaatcccatgcaaggtcggccactgatctaatttttgaaatccgattaatccttatctaaataataaataatattttattattaaataaatccgattttcacttTGATTAATCCTTTTGATTAATCCCTGAATTGGTAGTTAAACCAATTAGTTTCGATTTCTGATTTCTGTAACACTATGTCTAACCATTACTTTTTGAcaagaaaaaatttgaaatagggAAAAACCTGGAGGAAGTCTGACAAAATTAGAAAGCTGGCTACTTTTTTATCTCCTAGCATTCTTCTAGATTTATGTTTCTTGAGTTTATACTTCCACATATTCCAAATTTTCTAGTGTTACTGCCAAATTAAGTCATGTTTCCGTTTAACTGTCAATGTTACTGTTATGCAggaaaatttaactttttagCTTCTTGCTTGCAAGTAGAGTCGGACTAGACACCGCTATCTTCTTGCTTGCAAGTAGAGCCGGCCagactggcagtttcaaacccgCTAGTTTTGTCAAGCCAAATACAATTTCCAGATAGACCAATTCCATAATAATGCCAGTTTTTATActctattatattatatttcaggAGGGCACAACTTCAAATATCATTTAGCTTTAACCCCCATGTTTCTTTAACATAAAACCGTTGGCAATCATATGTATagggaaagaaaataaagtgaACCTTCACGGATAAATTTTGTATAACAGACCTACAATAAAGAGGAAGAATCCATACACAAATGACGCACctgaataatatttaaataagaatTAAGACTTCAAAAAATGCACCTGATTATATTTCGAAAGAGCCGAACTTTAAATATTGGTTACAATTTATACGTCACCAAGAATACTACTCTCCTGATTGACTTTCATTTGACATATTTCAACTGTCCTCAGAGACAAATTTCTAAATTGTACTAACATGCTCCTCAAAAAAAGCGAGTCTCAACCAAGCATTCAACATTCTAACAACAAAAATTCAAGATGAATCATATTCTTCATTATCAGAAGAAGAAAGTGATGCAAGATACGCTTTTATCATGCGTTTATACTTTGTTGGGCTATCCCACCATGTAGGGGTATTAAGAATCGCTTTCTCCAAGGCATACGGATCTTCCTGGTACTGAGTTTGGTACTGTCTCCCAAATCGGTAAAACATGTTGCTAAAACGATTATTTGGCCGTCTTGCAAGGAATCTAAGTATGTCTTTGAAAAAAGCAATCACTTCATCTCCAGCAATGATATAAACATACTGAAATCCAACAGATGGGAGAAGCCGAGTCATAATTGGATCACTACTGCATGCTTGTGCACAAGATGATAAGAGTAAAGGCCGGAAAACATAACTACCATCCATGTCAAATTTCAAACAGTAACTACTTGCATACAACGTAAATATATGAATACACTTCTccatttaatattttacttgTTTCTTATACCAATGACATCTCCACAAAGATTCCTCACATATGGTATGTCAAACCTGTGAGATCCTTTTCCACTTTAATTGAAAGTACCCTATAAGTGCTAAACACAGCAAAGCTCACATGCTGGGcttttctttcaaaaaactTGTAGAAGAACAAAAGCCTTGCTTAAGTTCGCCAACTATCTAAGCGAAAAGCACAAAAAAAACCTAAGAAAAGCAAGCTTCTATGTAGATGAGAGTTCTGAGCTTGCTATCTAAGCGAAAAGCACAAAAAAAGCTAAGAAAAGCAAGCTTATGTGTAGGATGAGAGTTCTGATCAGATCTGAACATGAATAAAAAAACTGAGCCACTCTATTAGTTTACATACAGGAATGAGTATAATGCTTATGGAGTTAAAAAGCCACAACAGAGATCAGTTCCAAAATCAAGAGCAGTGACCAATGCAAACAAAATATATTGAGACCGAAGAAGAAAAGGAGGTTAAATTTGCAGAAAATAAGCATACTGATCCCAATTATTATGAAGATAACTAAAATTTCAATGATGAAGATGTTGATGCataaatttactttttattatctTCTTAATGTCTTAAATTATCATGAAACGTGGACCTAGCTCTTTCTTTAGAAATTAGAATAGGCTAGTAAAGTTATTGTAAAGTTTTAGCATGTGTAGGTTTTTATACCATGAAAAAATATACATGAATTCATAGAGCGCACTTCAAAAAAGCCAGAACTTCGCACTTAAGCTACAAAAGGCCCCTTGAGCTTCAATGAGCTTTTTGCCACTAATAACACTGTCTGTCCCTTTAGTTTATATCCAGACCTTTATCAAATTGTTCCAAAATAAATGATTATGGAACAGTGAAGGATATGATTATGAGATCAgttttgaacttttttatttGTGGAGTGCAAAACAACTGTTATTCTTTGTGCCATTTCAGAGATGAACATGACTTTCACTAGTGTATGGAGGTTATTGATCACAATTCACAACTATGTGCTAATTGGTTACCTGTGCTACCTCCAAGCTAATTGATCACAAAGATTGACATAACGCCACCTTTATTTATTAGAAAGGCTAGATCATCTTGTTCGGTATTGTTAatggaataaattaattatatttaaagtagGTTCAGGATTTAATACTGTATATGGTATGGAAGTTAGATATGATATCGATTACAATTTCTAGTCGGggaattttatataatgaaaagTCTAGCAATTGTAAAGACTgcaaaaactatatatatatagagagagagagagatagagacagGTAAAGCTTTATATATGTAAGAGAATTACGAAAATTACCAGAAGTATGAATCCCAGTGTTGCCATGAATACTTGAAATGCCTCATCCAATATACCAGAAAAGCCTTCATCTTCTGACTCACCGAAACCATCAcctccaccacctccacctccacctggACGTTTTCCACCACTACCTCCATCATCATAGTACTCTTTCTTTTCCATCTGCTCCCTTAGTACATCCTCTAGTGATTTCTCCTTTTTTAAACCACTCATAGCTTTCTCGAGTGATTTCCATGGGGATGCCTAGTACAAAAAATTGTCCACGAATCTTAAAATCAGTaaaaagagaaagagagagagagagagagagcacgTAAATTAATTTTCCACTTCAAGAAACACACTATGGTGTCCAAATTTTTATTAACTCGTCTGCAAGTAACTCCACACTGTTGATGCAGAATTTATagttttcaagtatttttaacTATCGTCCAGTTTCCATTACGTCAATCTTAGATGTTTGTTATGGAAATTAGATTTTGGTAGTAGCTAATAAAATCTTCGCTATCTGCACAAGAATGCATGTTATGTCAGTAAAtgttttaaaacttatttttccAACAAGTAAATGATGGCACCTAATATATTTGTGTTTGAGACTCTCCTTCTTCTGTAAGATATAATTCTTCCTATCTTCTGTTCACTCCCTAATATCTATAAACTCTTGTGGTCTCTCTAAATGTCAACAATTTGGTAGAAGAATACATTTACAGGTCACTTCTAcaattgttttatattttttcaattatataatttactaGATCCATGTTATGGAAACTCACAAGTAACCTAAACTGCTTTATGAAGCTAAGATGCTCCTTCCTCTTCATAAAATGACCAACAAATTCATTTGCTATGACCTTCTGGTTGGACATATATGTTTAACCATCCATAAGCTCCAGAGACCATATCTATCTAAGGAACGAATCCCAGCATGATAAAAATTGACAAGTTCTCCGATAGAGAAAAACAGAAAGGAACAGTTGATCAACTTTTCACAAGATACCATCAGCATACGACATCTATAAGTGGAATTATCAACCCTGCCTCGGGAATGTCAATATCAGAGTCAGAAATGAAGTACTAAAACAAACCCGATTTACCAACCCagtgataataatatttatcttGCTATTTGTTATCTTAATAttctattattttctttaaaaaaactaTCAGTTGAATCTTTAATCAGAGAGCAATATGAGTAGATAAATCATAAAAGATATAAGGTAATATTCATGAATAATTTCCTCACATCATTATCGTCTGTCGAGTTTCCCTTGCCACCAAATACGAATACTGGTGCACATCTCTGAATTCCAGAAGTATACGTCTTTAGCCTGGATGAAAACTCTGGAACCTGGCAAGCTGAATCCCTAGAAAATCGAACGACAGAATGCAACCCTAACGAAGAATAGCGCCCACGAGGTATGCTGAAGACATTAAAGGACGGCTTGCAGGCAAGCACTTGAAAGCTGCTCATCTCTTACAAAAGTTGAAAAATCCAGCGCCCTAGAATTTGTTCATAAAAGAATACACAAATTAAACTTTCCAATTAACCAATAAGAACTAGCAACGGTTGATATCACCAGTTTAATAAAAACTCAATCACCAGGCAGGTAGAAAAACAAAGCAGTATATTTGGGGGACTTTTATCATGATTGATGGTCTCCTTAAGAAAAtgaattaaacaataattgggACAAATGAAATCAAGAAATGAATTAATACAACAAAGCAAGATGATTACCCGGCCGCAGGCCCTTGTATTCAATCAATCCTCAGTCCACACTCATGAGCGCAGATGGATAGATATTAAACCCCAAAGTTATTAAACCCGGAgcgttttcaattaaaaaaaccCGCTAGATTAATGTTTTAACGACGGTAAACGTCGTCTATTAACCAGATGATAAAAAAACCGCTCAAACCGCATAGACCACccgcaccgcaccaaaccgcaccacaaaacgtggcttttaatttttgtggtgcggttgcggtttgattttttcacaaaccgcgcggtgcggtgcggatTGTGATTTGACATATTActagtgcggttcaaaccgcatcGCACTGCAccacaatattataatatatataaatatattagtgattgtcaaataaaattatatt
This region includes:
- the LOC108206139 gene encoding uncharacterized protein LOC108206139; amino-acid sequence: MSSFQVLACKPSFNVFSIPRGRYSSLGLHSVVRFSRDSACQVPEFSSRLKTYTSGIQRCAPVFVFGGKGNSTDDNDASPWKSLEKAMSGLKKEKSLEDVLREQMEKKEYYDDGGSGGKRPGGGGGGGGDGFGESEDEGFSGILDEAFQVFMATLGFILLYVYIIAGDEVIAFFKDILRFLARRPNNRFSNMFYRFGRQYQTQYQEDPYALEKAILNTPTWWDSPTKYKRMIKAYLASLSSSDNEEYDSS